Proteins found in one Verrucomicrobiota bacterium genomic segment:
- a CDS encoding clan AA aspartic protease, translated as MGLAHGMVTLRNPRYPEMEPVEVEALADTGAVHLVLPEHVAIQLKLEEYDRKEVTVADGSRRIVPYKGPIEIRFKNRVGITGALVMGDEVLLGAIPMEDMDLVVVPKDRSVEVNPSSPNVACSTVK; from the coding sequence ATGGGCTTGGCGCATGGTATGGTCACTTTAAGAAACCCTCGTTATCCGGAAATGGAACCAGTTGAAGTGGAGGCACTTGCCGACACCGGTGCAGTCCATTTGGTCTTGCCGGAACACGTTGCAATTCAGCTCAAGCTTGAAGAGTATGATAGGAAGGAGGTGACGGTTGCCGACGGGTCCAGGCGAATCGTTCCTTACAAGGGCCCCATTGAGATCAGATTTAAAAACCGCGTCGGTATTACCGGCGCTCTAGTGATGGGCGATGAGGTCTTACTTGGCGCAATCCCGATGGAGGATATGGACTTGGTTGTAGTTCCCAAGGACCGCAGTGTTGAAGTGAACCCCTCGAGTCCGAATGTTGCCTGTTCGACTGTGAAATAA